The window GCTTATCCTCACTCATAAAAGTATTTTTATGGTTGGATTTCTTGTTCTCTAAGTAACTTGGTTCCTATTTTCCAAAAATACAGGACCGAGGTGTCAACATTCTCGTCTGCATGAACTGTACGTAAAGACACTTGCCTTGTTGTCTTTTGTTTCTCGGAGGTAATCCTCCACATTCTACACCCTCAATAAAACGATGAATCTGAAATCTTCTTAGTCTACGAAACCCTTATTTATATTTCTGTGGAAGAAGAACAGTCTTCATCACACTTGATCATGGCGTGGGCAAGTCGACGCATGAAGAAAGCTACCACAGGAACAACACAAGACTTGACTTACTACTGCACTATACTACTACATTTCATGGACTTGCTGCAATCTGGTCTTCCACAAGAAGGGCTAAAGAGCAACCACTGAAACTGCCTCGTACTCCACACGCTTTCTGAATCTTTGGGGAAGAAGACAATAACCACCAACCCGCTGCTGAAGGTATATCGCCGCTGCAAAAAGCAAACCTTCACAAGGAACGATGACATCCCACACCAGCGAGTAAAAATCTCCGTCTGGACTTGCGTAGATGTACGATGAATCAATGCGACGGTTATAACTGCGAGAGCGATAAGCGTCGTACAGATGAGGCAAAGCTCGGGTGATCGTGATTCCGACGTAGAAGAAAGGCGTCAGGATCTTATCTTTGGAGTTCCGACAGACGTTAAGAACGATCTGAGGGAGCAGAAATCCGTCGAGCACTAAGCCAGCATAAGGGACCAAATCCTCCCAGCGAGAACCGTATCGCTGCCTGCTGAATTCCGACCTCTGCAGGTGGTGCCTTGAGCTGATGAGCCAAGTGAGCAGCGCCCCGGCGAAGTAGAGAGGCAAGCACAGCTTGAGCGTCGTCCACTCCGCGACGCGGTGCCCCTTGTTCTCGTCCGATGACCTCGCGGACCACGCCATTTGAAGCAGGTGGAAGGAGAGGAACAGAGCTAAGCCGGATAAGATCCTCACGATGACCTCATGAACGTCGAGCCACCCACCGCTCCGCAGACTTAGAAAGCCAGACTGACTGCGGTTCGCGAACAAGGCTTCAAAGTTCAGCACCAGAGGAATCACGTGGCCAAGGATAAGAACACCGAGCATGGTGATCGACATGGAAGGCAGGGCGTCACGGTGCTTCTTGGCGTGGAAGGTCTGCAACCcaatgcaaatgcacgacaacgtgAGAGAGATCATGACCATGACGATTTCGACATCCATCCTCCAAATCGCTTCAGTTACTTCTGCTGCGTAAAtttgctgagaatacaactttataGGGTCAAAGTGCAGAGGGTCCTGCTTACTCCTTGTGGTGTTGATGGTGCCACTGATACGATCTCCCATCTTCGAGTGGAGAGGGGGAAACTGGATATTGATTAAGATCTCACAGTCAATTGCTGTTTGGTTTTTGGTGGGCAAACTCGGAGATCGACATCCCTTCATGCAGAGTGTTCCACTTCCAGCATCGTATATCCCCTCAGCAGCGATGCCAAACTGTTCGCCCCCCTCAGCGGAAGCAGAGTACATATAATAGCTTATGGCATAGCTTACGTTCCAAACACTTTGATTCTTCGCGACCCAGTCAGCTGCAGGCACGAAGCTTGCCGTCTCCGACGTCGTAACGAAGTCATAATCATCACAAAACTCGTCGCCCATAGAAAAGACATTAGCTTCCCCCCATCCACTTCGGCCGCCGGCATCCTCCACCGCGATACTGAACCGCATGTCGCGGGAACATCTTCCATCTGGATACCTTTCCTCGCTCGACTGTGTGCTGCCACTTCTCACCTTGCAAGGCCCGCTGACAGAATCTATTAGGGTGTAGTTATATCTCAGCCCAGGGATCGTGACCATTCGCCCACCCGACCGGTGGAACGAGACCATGCTGAAGTAGCCAGGGTCTCTCTTCTTCTTGTTACTCCACATATGACCGACCACGTCCTTTCTTCTCAGCGTCAGGACAGTTGGGAACCATAAGCTCAGTCCGATCGAGCAATCACCAACAGAGGGACTCGCCTGTGAACTCCCTTCAAGAATGTGACAGGCTATGAGACAGAGACGATTCTTAACATGGTCCCAATAGCCTTCACCCATCATGGACTTCTTAGGCACCATCGGGACATCATATGAAAGATAACTGGAATTGGAGAATTCGATGTAGAGATGCAACCGGCCGTTCTCCGAGCACTGTATCATATCGAAGGACAAGAATCTAGCGGAGAACCCAAAGCTACTACTTAGAGTTCCACAGTTGCTACCGGTGCAGCCACTGCCGTAGTCTAGCAGAAATGTTCTACCAGTCATATACCGGAGGAGATGACTACAAACAGAAGTAGGCCCGAAACTTAGTGATTCCTCCTGGAATGGAAGAGAGGAGCATGAGTGGTTGGCTTGGGGGATCATCGTGAAAACATACTCCTTTTGAGCATAGGCTACAAGCGAGATGGGATCGATGTGGTGGGGCCCCAAGCTCTCGACAGTCCCGCTCACCAGACTGGTAGAGATGTTGGAAGTCTTGGGGTAGTTGAGCTTCAAAACAGCAGAAAGATGAAGTCGATCACCTAAGGGCTTGTAGAAGATCCCGTGACCAACCATACAAAGCTCACCGGAGGCGTCCCAATCCACGGGAGCCCTCGCCGCTGCAGCTCGACAAACCGGAGGCAGACTCGTCTGCATCATCCCGGAGGAGGTGTCGCTCGCTCCCACGAAGGATGTCGTCGAGGAGTCCGGCGTGGACGACGCGGTGGAGTTCAAGGTGGGCGACCCGTATCACGAGCACATCGGCTGCTCTCTGGTGGGCTGCAAGTCCGACCCGTACGCAGGCCTGCTCGAGCTGCTCCGCTTCAATCCGAGGAGTTCGGTGGCGATCGCTAACTGTCTGCGGGGAGGGAGGAGGGGCCGATAGGCGAAGATGGGATGGAGGTGACGATGATAGGGAAGATTGAGGAGGTGGGAAGGACGGGGACGACGGCAGGCGGCGTGGAACGGCGGAAGAGCGCGAAGGGATCAGGGCGGAGGAGGCCGCGCAGCAAAAGCAGATGGGTGAGGAAGATCGATGAGAGGGGAGAGGAGCACTTCTTTAGGTTACCCATTTCCCTCGAACCTGTACGCGTATCGGGTGGCGGCAGAAGTGGGTGATGCGgccgagaagaagatgatgacggtGATGAGCCATCAAGTACTACTACTGGTTGATAGA of the Musa acuminata AAA Group cultivar baxijiao chromosome BXJ2-10, Cavendish_Baxijiao_AAA, whole genome shotgun sequence genome contains:
- the LOC135625736 gene encoding uncharacterized protein LOC135625736; the protein is MQTSLPPVCRAAAARAPVDWDASGELCMVGHGIFYKPLGDRLHLSAVLKLNYPKTSNISTSLVSGTVESLGPHHIDPISLVAYAQKEYVFTMIPQANHSCSSLPFQEESLSFGPTSVCSHLLRYMTGRTFLLDYGSGCTGSNCGTLSSSFGFSARFLSFDMIQCSENGRLHLYIEFSNSSYLSYDVPMVPKKSMMGEGYWDHVKNRLCLIACHILEGSSQASPSVGDCSIGLSLWFPTVLTLRRKDVVGHMWSNKKKRDPGYFSMVSFHRSGGRMVTIPGLRYNYTLIDSVSGPCKVRSGSTQSSEERYPDGRCSRDMRFSIAVEDAGGRSGWGEANVFSMGDEFCDDYDFVTTSETASFVPAADWVAKNQSVWNVSYAISYYMYSASAEGGEQFGIAAEGIYDAGSGTLCMKGCRSPSLPTKNQTAIDCEILINIQFPPLHSKMGDRISGTINTTRSKQDPLHFDPIKLYSQQIYAAEVTEAIWRMDVEIVMVMISLTLSCICIGLQTFHAKKHRDALPSMSITMLGVLILGHVIPLVLNFEALFANRSQSGFLSLRSGGWLDVHEVIVRILSGLALFLSFHLLQMAWSARSSDENKGHRVAEWTTLKLCLPLYFAGALLTWLISSRHHLQRSEFSRQRYGSRWEDLVPYAGLVLDGFLLPQIVLNVCRNSKDKILTPFFYVGITITRALPHLYDAYRSRSYNRRIDSSYIYASPDGDFYSLVWDVIVPCEGLLFAAAIYLQQRVGGYCLLPQRFRKRVEYEAVSVVAL